A part of Vibrio sp. B1FLJ16 genomic DNA contains:
- a CDS encoding ABC transporter substrate-binding protein: MKKLLSTIGLLATTFTTHALAQDWKAIEQQADGETVYFHAWGGSQEINRYIQWAGKELKSRYNVTLNHVKVTDISETTTRLIAEKAAGKNSGGSVDMVWINGENFKSMKDNKLLFGPFVDKLPSWQYVDKTLPVNVDFSEPTEGLEAPWGVGQLVFIHDAEELNNPPHSFVEMLSYAKAFPNRLSYPRPPEFHGTSFIKALLIELTNNDPALQKAVTPESFERVTQPLWKYLDEFHRVAWRGGKQFPAGTAETIQLLDDGQIDLAITFNPNAVFSAQSSGNLTETTKAYAMDAGALSNIHFLAIPWNANASAGAQVAINFLLSPEAQSRKGDINVWGDPSVLSSQYLTGSAKNTQHFKSIDEPHPSWQAALEKEWLKRYGN, encoded by the coding sequence ATGAAAAAGCTACTTAGCACCATCGGCCTTTTAGCCACCACTTTCACGACCCATGCTTTGGCTCAAGACTGGAAAGCGATCGAACAACAAGCGGACGGAGAAACCGTCTACTTTCATGCCTGGGGCGGCAGCCAAGAGATCAACCGCTACATTCAGTGGGCAGGTAAAGAGCTAAAATCACGCTACAACGTGACACTTAACCACGTAAAAGTCACCGATATTTCTGAAACCACGACTCGTTTAATCGCCGAAAAAGCAGCGGGAAAAAACAGTGGCGGCAGTGTTGATATGGTTTGGATCAACGGCGAAAATTTCAAATCAATGAAAGACAATAAACTTCTCTTCGGTCCATTCGTAGACAAGTTACCAAGCTGGCAATACGTCGACAAAACATTGCCAGTGAATGTAGATTTCTCCGAACCGACTGAAGGGCTAGAAGCGCCTTGGGGTGTTGGACAATTGGTGTTCATTCATGATGCAGAGGAGCTCAACAACCCTCCTCACTCGTTTGTAGAAATGCTAAGCTATGCAAAAGCGTTTCCTAATCGCCTGTCTTACCCTCGACCACCAGAGTTCCACGGAACAAGCTTCATCAAAGCACTATTGATTGAGCTAACCAATAATGATCCTGCGCTGCAAAAGGCAGTAACACCAGAATCGTTTGAACGCGTTACACAGCCGCTGTGGAAATATTTAGATGAATTTCATCGTGTTGCCTGGCGTGGTGGTAAACAGTTCCCTGCTGGTACGGCAGAAACCATCCAGTTGCTGGATGACGGCCAGATTGACTTAGCCATCACGTTCAACCCGAATGCGGTTTTCTCTGCTCAATCTAGTGGCAACCTGACTGAAACCACTAAAGCGTATGCGATGGACGCAGGTGCATTGTCAAATATTCACTTTTTGGCCATTCCGTGGAACGCAAATGCCAGTGCGGGTGCGCAAGTTGCTATAAACTTCTTACTGAGCCCAGAAGCACAATCACGCAAAGGCGACATTAACGTCTGGGGTGATCCTTCTGTTCTGAGTAGCCAGTACCTCACCGGTTCGGCTAAGAACACTCAACACTTTAAGTCTATCGACGAGCCACACCCAAGCTGGCAAGCCGCATTAGAAAAAGAGTGGTTAAAACGTTACGGGAATTAG
- a CDS encoding TVP38/TMEM64 family protein, which translates to MKFVKIALIVAVVALVLFVAKQTGILEIITDIKSLQEWIASFGVWGYAVFVAAFVFACVFLLPGSAFTIVAGIVFGPVKGAILALFSATLGAVAAFIVARFLLRNTIMKKFGDNPIFKKIDDGVAQNGTSFLILTRLVPVFPFSLQNYAYGLTSLNLGTYALVSLLTMAPGAFIFAYMAGDIATNGVSPMLLVKFAVAGLILFGMSLIPKYIAKKKGINMEELAK; encoded by the coding sequence ATGAAATTCGTAAAAATCGCTCTAATCGTTGCGGTAGTTGCTCTTGTACTATTCGTTGCGAAACAAACTGGCATCCTTGAGATCATCACTGATATCAAGAGCCTACAAGAATGGATCGCAAGCTTTGGTGTTTGGGGTTACGCGGTATTCGTTGCTGCATTCGTGTTTGCTTGTGTATTCCTGCTACCGGGAAGCGCATTCACTATCGTAGCTGGTATTGTTTTTGGTCCGGTTAAAGGTGCTATTTTAGCCCTATTCTCTGCAACACTGGGCGCGGTTGCGGCATTTATCGTAGCTCGTTTCCTACTACGTAACACCATCATGAAGAAGTTTGGCGACAACCCAATCTTCAAGAAAATTGATGATGGCGTAGCGCAGAACGGCACAAGCTTCCTTATCCTGACTCGCCTAGTTCCTGTATTCCCATTCAGTCTGCAGAACTACGCTTACGGTCTGACTAGCTTAAACCTAGGTACTTACGCATTGGTTTCTCTACTGACAATGGCACCAGGTGCATTCATCTTCGCTTACATGGCAGGTGACATTGCAACTAACGGTGTATCACCAATGTTGTTAGTTAAGTTCGCGGTTGCTGGCCTTATCCTATTTGGCATGTCACTTATTCCTAAGTACATCGCTAAGAAAAAAGGCATCAACATGGAAGAATTAGCGAAGTAG